The following proteins are co-located in the Massilia litorea genome:
- a CDS encoding BON domain-containing protein: protein MKITQRLATAIFTGALAFTMVGCASSPTKESAGEYVDDSVITGKVKAAFAADPTVKATEINVETFKGDVQLSGFVSQPADAQRAVQVARGVKGVTSVKNDIRVK from the coding sequence ATGAAAATCACCCAACGTCTCGCCACCGCCATCTTCACCGGCGCGCTCGCCTTCACCATGGTCGGTTGCGCATCGAGCCCAACGAAGGAAAGCGCCGGCGAATACGTCGACGACAGCGTCATCACCGGCAAGGTGAAGGCCGCCTTCGCTGCCGACCCAACCGTCAAGGCAACCGAAATCAATGTCGAGACCTTCAAGGGCGACGTCCAGCTGTCGGGCTTCGTGTCGCAGCCAGCCGATGCGCAGCGCGCCGTTCAGGTCGCTCGCGGCGTCAAGGGTGTGACCTCGGTCAAGAACGACATCCGCGTGAAGTAA
- a CDS encoding TraR/DksA family transcriptional regulator, with the protein MNALDAGQLAQLRAALEAQLAALSRTDEPAEAHSARDLPVSEVETSPADKATVRLLNDLALEAAGHHAARMQVLRHALAKFEDGSYGQCEECGGDIGFSRLQARPEARLCIACQTRYEKR; encoded by the coding sequence ATGAACGCCCTCGATGCAGGCCAGCTGGCCCAGTTGCGCGCTGCGCTCGAGGCGCAACTGGCCGCGCTCAGCCGCACCGACGAGCCGGCCGAGGCGCATAGCGCGCGCGACCTGCCCGTCTCGGAAGTGGAAACCTCGCCGGCCGACAAGGCCACAGTACGGCTGCTGAACGATCTCGCGCTCGAGGCCGCCGGCCACCATGCGGCCCGCATGCAGGTGCTGCGCCATGCACTGGCGAAGTTCGAAGACGGCAGCTATGGGCAATGCGAGGAGTGCGGCGGCGACATCGGTTTTTCGCGCCTGCAGGCGCGTCCCGAAGCGCGCCTGTGCATCGCCTGCCAGACGCGCTACGAAAAACGCTAG
- a CDS encoding VOC family protein, with protein sequence MIQGLRTVIYPVTQLNEATDWYRRVLDKAPYFEQPFYVGFEVGGFELGLIPDGVPGSTGATAYWGTPDAAAELARLEALGATVESPLADVGEGIRVATVRDPYGNLFGIIENPRFDRNKVA encoded by the coding sequence ATGATCCAGGGACTGCGCACCGTCATCTATCCGGTCACGCAACTGAACGAGGCGACCGACTGGTACCGCCGCGTGCTCGACAAGGCACCGTATTTCGAGCAGCCCTTCTATGTCGGCTTCGAGGTCGGCGGTTTCGAACTGGGCCTGATTCCCGACGGCGTGCCGGGCAGCACGGGCGCGACTGCCTACTGGGGCACCCCGGATGCCGCGGCCGAGCTGGCGCGGCTGGAGGCGCTCGGCGCCACGGTCGAGTCGCCGCTGGCGGATGTGGGCGAAGGCATCCGCGTCGCCACCGTGCGCGATCCCTACGGCAACCTGTTCGGCATCATCGAAAATCCCCGCTTCGATCGCAACAAGGTCGCCTGA
- a CDS encoding M90 family metallopeptidase, with amino-acid sequence MEALLTVSFLAAAGLLAWAVPRWRLRRALARPLAAGELAILERNVAQYRAMDAGQRARLERLVRRFLHEKTFVGCAGLEMTEEMRLTIAGQACLLLMGARGDAVYPTLNAVLVYPGAFLVPRRQVDAAGVVTEERQDLLGESWGDGRVILSWDHVRRAGMVEPPSHNVVLHEFAHQLDSESGTTNGAPYLGSQERYRSWSEVLSRDFAALRHDAWFGHEGVLDHYGATSPAEFFAVATEAFFEQPHRLAARHPALYEEFLKYYRVDPRAWQAPEPEPDFGNMAYGQWQ; translated from the coding sequence ATGGAAGCCTTGTTGACGGTCTCGTTTCTTGCAGCGGCTGGCCTGCTGGCCTGGGCGGTCCCGCGCTGGCGCCTGCGGCGCGCCCTGGCGCGGCCGCTGGCGGCCGGCGAGCTCGCCATCCTCGAACGCAACGTGGCGCAGTACCGGGCGATGGACGCGGGCCAGCGCGCCCGCCTCGAACGCCTGGTGCGGCGCTTCCTCCACGAAAAAACCTTTGTCGGCTGCGCCGGTCTGGAAATGACCGAGGAGATGCGCCTGACGATTGCCGGCCAGGCCTGCCTGCTGCTGATGGGCGCGCGCGGCGACGCCGTCTATCCGACCCTGAACGCGGTGCTGGTCTATCCGGGCGCCTTCCTGGTGCCGCGGCGCCAGGTCGACGCGGCCGGCGTCGTTACCGAGGAACGCCAGGACCTGCTGGGCGAATCCTGGGGCGACGGCCGTGTGATCCTGTCCTGGGACCACGTGCGCCGCGCCGGCATGGTCGAGCCGCCTTCCCACAACGTGGTCCTGCACGAATTCGCCCACCAGCTCGACAGCGAATCGGGGACTACCAACGGCGCCCCCTACCTGGGCAGCCAGGAACGCTATCGCAGCTGGTCCGAAGTGCTCTCTCGCGACTTCGCGGCCCTGCGCCACGACGCCTGGTTCGGCCACGAAGGCGTGCTCGACCATTACGGCGCGACCAGCCCGGCCGAATTCTTCGCGGTTGCCACCGAAGCCTTTTTCGAGCAGCCGCACCGCCTGGCGGCGCGCCATCCCGCCCTGTACGAGGAGTTCCTCAAATACTACCGGGTCGATCCGCGCGCCTGGCAGGCGCCGGAGCCGGAACCGGATTTTGGAAACATGGCCTACGGGCAGTGGCAATAG
- a CDS encoding winged helix-turn-helix domain-containing protein gives MHATTHHNAVQSDIGAVHTSSNSALIERVPPQPTERAPISLAPIERVRSTSATQRRIENMQKLINELSTHEMLADEIAWFLKFSPSGARKYIRDLREAGVIELARYIEGTATYLGKAVYQICPDQERVKAFLAAICQPKREGVAPRKERPGLREQSMAGSGRHFHILADDTHYAIRVNRSPVTRDPLVAALFGPAPSQIAK, from the coding sequence ATGCATGCAACGACTCATCACAACGCGGTGCAAAGCGACATCGGCGCAGTGCACACTTCTAGCAATTCAGCGCTGATCGAACGCGTCCCGCCACAGCCAACCGAACGCGCGCCCATTTCGCTGGCGCCGATCGAGCGCGTGCGGTCGACCTCTGCCACGCAGCGTCGGATCGAGAACATGCAAAAGCTGATCAACGAACTGTCGACCCACGAAATGCTGGCCGACGAAATCGCATGGTTCCTGAAATTCTCGCCGTCGGGCGCACGCAAGTACATCCGCGACCTGCGCGAAGCCGGCGTGATCGAACTGGCCCGCTACATCGAAGGCACCGCCACCTACCTGGGCAAGGCCGTCTACCAGATCTGCCCCGACCAGGAACGCGTGAAGGCCTTCCTGGCCGCGATCTGCCAGCCGAAGCGCGAAGGCGTCGCCCCGCGCAAGGAACGTCCAGGCCTGCGCGAGCAGAGCATGGCCGGCAGCGGCCGCCACTTCCACATCCTGGCCGACGACACCCACTACGCCATCCGCGTGAACCGCAGCCCGGTCACCCGCGATCCGCTGGTCGCCGCCCTGTTTGGCCCGGCACCGAGCCAGATCGCCAAATAA
- a CDS encoding DEAD/DEAH box helicase: MSFATLGLSDAIVRAVTEQGYTVPTPIQAQAIPAVLGGGDLLAGAQTGTGKTAGFTLPLLQRLSTDAVGAAQKSKNSPRAIRALVLTPTRELAAQVEESVRLYGKYTNMNSAVIFGGVGINPQIKLLKTGVDVLVATPGRLLDHVGQRTVDLSKVEILILDEADRMLDMGFIHDIKKVLAVLPPKRQNLLFSATFSDEIKALADKLLNNPASIEVARRNSTVEVIAQKIHPVDRDKKHPMLSHLIKENDWSQVLVFTRTKHGANKLVEQLGKDGIGAMAIHGNKSQTARTKALAEFKDGSLQVLVATDIAARGIDIDQLPHVVNYDLPNVPEDYVHRIGRTGRAGATGEAVSLVCVDEHQMLKDIEKLIKQTLPRHVIPGFEPDMNAKAQPIQLRSGAPGHGNRGGRPGGGGGRSQGQGQPRSAAGAGGGARPAGNGGGRPAGAGGGAGRSGNGNGPRPASAPRTGGRGR, encoded by the coding sequence ATGTCATTTGCTACCCTCGGCTTGTCCGATGCTATCGTTCGTGCCGTCACCGAACAGGGCTACACCGTTCCGACCCCGATCCAGGCGCAAGCCATTCCCGCCGTGCTCGGCGGCGGCGACCTGCTGGCCGGCGCCCAGACCGGCACCGGCAAGACCGCCGGCTTCACGCTGCCGCTGCTGCAGCGCCTGTCGACCGACGCCGTCGGCGCCGCGCAGAAAAGCAAGAACTCGCCGCGTGCGATCCGCGCCCTGGTCCTGACCCCGACCCGCGAACTGGCGGCCCAGGTCGAGGAAAGCGTGCGCCTGTACGGCAAGTACACCAACATGAACTCGGCCGTGATCTTCGGTGGCGTCGGCATCAACCCGCAGATCAAGCTGTTGAAGACGGGCGTCGACGTCCTCGTCGCCACGCCGGGCCGCCTGCTCGACCACGTCGGCCAGCGTACCGTCGACCTGTCGAAAGTCGAGATCCTGATCCTGGACGAAGCCGACCGCATGCTCGACATGGGCTTCATCCACGACATCAAGAAAGTGCTGGCCGTGCTGCCGCCGAAGCGCCAGAACCTGCTGTTCTCGGCCACTTTCTCGGACGAGATCAAGGCCCTGGCCGACAAGCTGCTGAACAACCCGGCGTCGATCGAAGTGGCCCGCCGCAACTCGACCGTGGAAGTCATCGCCCAGAAGATCCACCCGGTCGACCGCGACAAGAAGCACCCGATGCTGTCGCACCTGATCAAGGAAAACGACTGGAGCCAGGTGCTGGTGTTTACGCGCACCAAGCACGGCGCGAATAAACTGGTCGAGCAGCTGGGCAAGGACGGCATCGGCGCGATGGCGATCCACGGCAACAAGAGCCAGACCGCGCGTACCAAGGCCCTGGCCGAGTTCAAGGACGGCAGCCTGCAGGTGCTGGTCGCGACCGACATCGCCGCGCGCGGCATCGACATCGACCAGCTGCCGCACGTGGTCAACTACGACCTGCCGAACGTGCCGGAAGACTACGTGCACCGCATCGGCCGTACCGGCCGCGCCGGCGCCACCGGCGAAGCCGTATCGCTGGTCTGCGTCGACGAGCACCAGATGCTGAAGGATATCGAAAAGCTGATCAAGCAGACGCTGCCGCGTCACGTGATCCCGGGCTTCGAGCCTGACATGAACGCCAAGGCCCAGCCGATCCAGCTGCGCAGCGGCGCGCCTGGTCACGGTAACCGCGGCGGCCGTCCAGGCGGCGGTGGCGGCCGTAGCCAGGGCCAGGGCCAGCCGCGTAGCGCGGCAGGCGCCGGCGGCGGTGCACGTCCTGCGGGCAATGGCGGCGGCCGTCCGGCGGGTGCCGGCGGCGGCGCAGGCCGCAGTGGCAACGGCAATGGTCCGCGTCCGGCGTCCGCGCCGCGCACGGGTGGCCGCGGCCGCTAA
- a CDS encoding OmpA family protein — translation MNNTKKIALAVAMLCAAGSTLAQEINPSWYIQPSVVGMKPDADFGVDDKDWGGGLKFGKAINQYWDVQFGGTHVRTEDGPARYRQTLVGVDGLLMLSRNKVRPFILVGAGVERDKVENPLRNVSKNSPYWTAGLGVQATLTPQWSLQADIRSVRSNLRHDELYGFNKPNNKYVTIGLNYAFNPPPAPPAPVMAPAPVAEAPAPAPAPAPVVPPPARFEKVTLSTTELFAFNSAELSMPQPKLDEIAAALQADPSITDVDITGYADRLGSDKYNLKLSQRRADAVRAYLVGKGVDGGRLKAYGKGEANPVVTCTEKNRAALIKCLEPNRRVEVEQITIEKRVQ, via the coding sequence GTGAACAATACGAAGAAGATCGCCCTGGCCGTGGCCATGCTGTGCGCCGCCGGTTCCACGCTGGCCCAAGAAATCAACCCGTCCTGGTACATCCAGCCGAGCGTCGTCGGCATGAAGCCGGACGCGGACTTTGGCGTGGACGACAAGGACTGGGGCGGTGGCCTGAAGTTCGGTAAAGCCATCAACCAGTACTGGGACGTCCAGTTCGGTGGCACCCACGTCCGTACCGAAGACGGCCCGGCCCGCTATCGCCAGACCCTGGTCGGTGTTGACGGCCTGCTGATGCTGTCGCGCAACAAAGTTCGTCCGTTCATCCTGGTCGGCGCCGGCGTCGAGCGCGACAAGGTGGAAAATCCTCTGCGTAACGTGAGCAAGAACTCGCCATACTGGACCGCCGGCCTCGGCGTCCAGGCGACCCTGACCCCGCAATGGTCGCTGCAGGCCGACATCCGTTCGGTGCGCAGCAACCTGCGCCACGACGAGCTGTATGGCTTCAACAAGCCAAACAACAAGTACGTCACCATCGGCCTGAACTACGCGTTCAACCCGCCGCCAGCGCCACCGGCACCAGTGATGGCACCGGCACCAGTGGCCGAAGCCCCGGCTCCGGCACCAGCACCGGCACCGGTCGTGCCGCCACCGGCACGTTTCGAGAAGGTCACCCTGTCGACCACCGAACTGTTCGCCTTCAACAGCGCCGAGCTGAGCATGCCGCAGCCTAAGCTGGACGAGATCGCTGCCGCCCTGCAAGCCGACCCGAGCATCACCGACGTCGACATCACCGGCTACGCCGACCGCCTGGGTTCGGACAAGTACAACCTGAAGCTGTCGCAGCGCCGCGCCGACGCCGTGCGTGCTTACCTGGTCGGCAAGGGTGTCGACGGTGGCCGCCTGAAAGCCTACGGCAAGGGTGAAGCCAACCCGGTCGTGACCTGCACCGAGAAAAACCGTGCCGCTCTGATCAAGTGCCTGGAACCGAACCGCCGCGTCGAAGTCGAACAGATCACGATCGAAAAGCGCGTTCAGTAA
- a CDS encoding RNA methyltransferase: MNPNETDTSLFNRLPHGIRFVLVETSRAGNIGSVARAMKTMGFTDLVLVTPRCTDFLNDAEAVAFASGAGDVLANARVVGSMADALEGCNFAAAVSARLREFSPPVWTPRAFAGHVAGQVELRPALVFGNERVGLPNDIVEKCNVLINIPANPAYSSLNLSQAAQVLAYECRMGAIGDAVPETPVGFHGEAASLTQIEGMYAHLEEALVSIGFLNADNPKKLMPRLKRLFSRTQLETEEVNILRGIARQILKR; encoded by the coding sequence ATGAACCCGAACGAAACCGACACGTCTCTTTTCAATCGCCTGCCTCATGGCATCCGTTTCGTGCTCGTCGAGACCAGCCGCGCAGGCAACATCGGCTCGGTTGCCCGTGCCATGAAGACAATGGGTTTTACCGACCTGGTGCTGGTCACGCCGCGCTGCACCGACTTCCTGAACGATGCGGAAGCGGTCGCCTTTGCCAGCGGCGCGGGCGACGTGCTCGCCAATGCGCGGGTCGTCGGCAGCATGGCCGACGCGCTCGAAGGCTGCAACTTTGCCGCCGCGGTCTCGGCGCGCCTGCGCGAATTCTCTCCGCCGGTATGGACGCCGCGCGCCTTTGCCGGACACGTTGCAGGGCAGGTCGAACTGCGGCCGGCGCTGGTCTTCGGCAACGAGCGGGTCGGGCTGCCGAACGACATCGTCGAGAAGTGCAATGTGCTGATCAACATTCCGGCCAATCCGGCCTACTCCTCCCTGAACCTGTCGCAGGCGGCGCAGGTGCTCGCCTATGAGTGCCGGATGGGCGCCATTGGCGACGCCGTGCCCGAGACCCCGGTCGGCTTCCACGGCGAGGCCGCCAGCCTGACCCAGATCGAGGGCATGTATGCGCACCTGGAAGAAGCGCTGGTATCGATCGGCTTCCTGAATGCGGACAATCCGAAGAAGCTGATGCCCCGTCTGAAACGGCTGTTTTCGCGCACGCAGCTGGAGACGGAAGAGGTGAATATCCTGCGCGGGATCGCCAGGCAGATCCTCAAGCGCTAG
- the otnI gene encoding 2-oxo-tetronate isomerase, producing MPKFAANLSTLFTELSFLDRFAAARENGFDAVEFLFPYACEPEWITGRLARYNLELVLHNLPPGDWAAGDRGMACDPRRIGEFQDSVELALDYAEELGVKQLHCMAGKLPPHVPRERAHATYVTNLRFAAAALKEKGIALLIEPINDRDMPGYFLTGSRQAAAVIAECGVDNLFLQFDIYHMQRMEGDLAHSLRELLPLIRHIQLADVPGRHEPGTGEINYPYLFRLLDELGYDGWIGCEYNPRAGTLEGLGWRDAAKAWTGGTA from the coding sequence ATGCCCAAATTCGCCGCCAACCTGAGCACGCTGTTCACCGAGCTCAGCTTTCTCGACCGCTTCGCCGCGGCGCGCGAGAACGGGTTCGACGCCGTCGAATTCCTGTTTCCCTATGCCTGCGAACCGGAATGGATCACCGGCCGCCTGGCGCGCTACAACCTCGAACTGGTGCTGCACAATCTGCCGCCGGGCGACTGGGCGGCGGGCGACCGCGGCATGGCCTGCGATCCGCGCCGTATCGGCGAATTCCAGGACAGCGTCGAACTTGCCCTCGATTACGCGGAAGAACTCGGCGTCAAGCAACTTCACTGCATGGCCGGCAAGCTGCCGCCGCACGTGCCGCGCGAACGCGCCCACGCCACCTATGTGACCAACCTGCGCTTCGCCGCCGCCGCGCTGAAGGAAAAAGGGATCGCCCTGCTGATCGAGCCGATCAACGACCGCGACATGCCCGGTTATTTCCTCACCGGCTCGCGCCAGGCCGCCGCCGTCATCGCCGAGTGTGGCGTCGACAACCTGTTCCTGCAATTCGACATCTATCACATGCAGCGCATGGAGGGCGACCTCGCCCACAGCCTGCGCGAACTGCTGCCGCTGATCCGCCATATCCAGCTGGCCGACGTGCCGGGCCGGCACGAACCGGGCACGGGCGAAATCAACTACCCCTACCTGTTCCGCCTGCTGGACGAGCTCGGCTACGACGGCTGGATCGGCTGCGAGTACAACCCGCGCGCCGGGACGCTCGAGGGACTTGGCTGGCGCGATGCCGCCAAGGCCTGGACAGGCGGCACGGCCTGA
- a CDS encoding inositol monophosphatase family protein, whose product MLNTAIKAARRAATVINRSSFDLDRIEISEKQHNDFVTDVDVASEQAIVETLLKAYPDHAILGEESGPSRNLNDDSEYVWIIDPIDGTTNFLHGYPNYCISIALQHKGVITQAVIYDPVRNDLFTATKGAGAYLNDKRIRVKNHDRIGKALIAAGHGADPRALAEYLRMYEVVASRCHGVRSSGSAALELANVAAGRVDAYFEKGLKIWDIAAGSLLVTEAGGIVGEFNGESSYLNKGDIIAAGPKVFAQMIPLMVPFA is encoded by the coding sequence ATGCTCAATACGGCCATCAAGGCCGCACGCCGCGCCGCCACCGTCATCAACCGCTCGTCCTTCGACCTCGACCGGATCGAAATCTCTGAAAAACAACACAATGATTTCGTGACCGATGTCGATGTGGCGTCCGAGCAGGCAATCGTCGAGACGCTGTTGAAAGCCTACCCTGACCACGCCATCCTCGGCGAAGAGTCCGGCCCGTCGCGCAACCTGAACGACGACAGCGAGTATGTCTGGATTATCGACCCGATCGACGGCACCACCAACTTCCTGCACGGCTACCCGAACTACTGCATTTCGATCGCGCTGCAGCACAAGGGCGTGATCACCCAGGCCGTCATCTATGACCCGGTCCGCAACGACCTGTTCACCGCCACCAAGGGCGCCGGCGCCTACCTGAACGACAAGCGCATCCGCGTCAAGAACCACGACCGCATCGGCAAGGCCCTGATCGCCGCCGGCCATGGTGCCGATCCGCGCGCGCTGGCCGAATACCTGCGCATGTATGAAGTCGTCGCCTCGCGCTGCCATGGCGTGCGCAGCAGCGGTTCGGCCGCGCTGGAACTGGCCAACGTGGCCGCCGGCCGCGTCGATGCCTATTTCGAAAAAGGCTTGAAGATCTGGGATATCGCGGCCGGTTCCCTCTTGGTGACCGAAGCGGGCGGCATCGTCGGCGAGTTCAACGGCGAGTCCTCGTACCTGAACAAGGGCGACATCATCGCCGCTGGTCCGAAGGTGTTTGCACAGATGATCCCGCTGATGGTCCCTTTCGCCTGA
- a CDS encoding AI-2E family transporter, which produces MHLASPGSVSTEPNNPAAQEAPSAVVADIVQPETHSGAGDELALQSGSLRLPIHVNARGVALGILATVAFVFSLQWAQKFFVPLLLGIFIAYTLSPLVRWLERIHIKRAIGATLVTAVLIGGLGATMYRVQDEFFNIIDELPTLTHKVTKLLASVATGQSTIQQVQKAAAEIEQATASVGQNKDARLVQRRPTVSQPHAPAFRVTDWLLAGSVGLASFITQATMVLFLVFFLLLAGDTFKRKLVKLTGPSLTRKKVTVHILDDINTTVQNYMFMLLVTNILLALMMWVALRAIGLENAGAWAIFAGVTHIMPYFGPLLITTATGLVAFLQFESLRMVILVAGASMAIATLVGMVVATWMTGKIAKMNPAAVFVSLLFWGWLWGMWGLLLGVPVVMIIKTVAERVEGMEVVAELLGE; this is translated from the coding sequence ATGCATCTCGCCAGTCCAGGCTCGGTTTCCACCGAGCCAAACAACCCCGCCGCCCAAGAGGCACCGTCGGCCGTCGTGGCCGACATCGTCCAGCCGGAGACCCACTCCGGCGCGGGCGACGAACTTGCCCTCCAATCCGGCAGCCTGCGCCTGCCCATCCACGTCAACGCACGCGGCGTCGCGCTCGGCATCCTGGCCACCGTCGCCTTCGTATTCTCCCTGCAATGGGCACAGAAATTCTTCGTGCCCCTCCTGCTCGGCATCTTCATCGCTTACACGCTCAGCCCCCTCGTGCGCTGGCTCGAGCGCATCCATATCAAGCGCGCCATCGGCGCGACCCTCGTCACCGCCGTTTTGATCGGTGGACTCGGGGCCACCATGTACCGCGTGCAGGACGAATTCTTCAACATCATCGACGAGCTGCCCACGTTGACGCACAAGGTCACCAAGCTGCTCGCGTCCGTCGCCACCGGCCAGTCGACCATCCAGCAGGTGCAGAAGGCGGCGGCCGAGATCGAACAGGCCACTGCCAGCGTCGGCCAGAACAAGGACGCACGCCTGGTCCAGCGCCGCCCGACCGTGTCGCAACCGCATGCTCCGGCCTTCCGCGTCACCGACTGGCTGCTCGCGGGCTCCGTGGGCCTGGCCTCCTTCATCACCCAGGCCACGATGGTGCTCTTCCTCGTGTTTTTCCTGCTGCTCGCCGGGGACACCTTCAAGCGCAAGCTGGTCAAGCTGACCGGTCCCTCGCTGACGCGTAAAAAAGTGACGGTCCACATCCTGGACGACATCAATACCACCGTGCAGAACTATATGTTCATGCTTCTGGTCACGAACATCCTGCTGGCGCTGATGATGTGGGTAGCGCTGCGTGCCATCGGCCTGGAGAATGCCGGGGCCTGGGCCATTTTCGCCGGCGTCACGCACATCATGCCGTACTTCGGCCCGCTCCTGATCACCACTGCCACGGGCCTGGTCGCCTTCCTCCAGTTCGAATCGCTGCGCATGGTGATCCTGGTCGCCGGCGCCTCGATGGCCATCGCCACGCTGGTCGGCATGGTGGTCGCCACCTGGATGACGGGCAAGATCGCCAAGATGAATCCGGCGGCCGTGTTTGTCAGCCTGCTGTTCTGGGGCTGGCTATGGGGGATGTGGGGATTGTTGCTCGGGGTGCCGGTCGTCATGATCATCAAGACGGTGGCCGAGCGGGTCGAGGGGATGGAGGTCGTGGCGGAGTTGTTGGGCGAGTAG
- a CDS encoding glutathione peroxidase: MLPTAESLEGKPVPQVTFKARPDNQWRDLTTDELFKGKTVVVFSLPGAYTPTCSSTHLPRFNELSGVFRENGVDDILCLSVNDAFVMNEWKQGQEADGITFIPDGNGDFARGMGMLVDKRDLGFGMRSWRYSMLVRDGIIEKVFIEEEGEGDPFKVSDADTMLRHINPEARAPEPIVMFSRPGCPFCARAKAALSERQLRYTDISQDQKINSGVLRAITGRMTWPQVFIGGRLIGGADELDAHLAGA, from the coding sequence ATGCTGCCAACTGCCGAATCGCTGGAAGGAAAACCCGTACCGCAGGTCACGTTCAAGGCGCGTCCCGACAACCAGTGGCGCGACCTCACGACCGACGAGCTATTCAAGGGCAAGACCGTCGTCGTGTTCTCCCTGCCGGGCGCCTACACGCCGACCTGTTCCTCGACCCATTTGCCGCGTTTCAATGAACTCTCCGGGGTGTTTCGCGAAAATGGCGTGGACGACATCCTCTGCCTGTCCGTCAACGACGCCTTCGTGATGAACGAGTGGAAGCAGGGCCAGGAAGCGGACGGCATCACCTTCATCCCTGACGGGAACGGTGATTTCGCGCGCGGCATGGGCATGCTGGTCGACAAGCGCGATCTCGGCTTCGGCATGCGGTCCTGGCGCTATTCGATGCTGGTGCGTGACGGCATCATCGAGAAGGTCTTCATCGAGGAAGAGGGCGAGGGCGATCCGTTCAAGGTCTCGGATGCCGACACCATGCTGCGCCATATCAATCCGGAGGCGCGCGCACCCGAGCCGATCGTCATGTTCTCGCGTCCCGGCTGCCCGTTCTGTGCGCGTGCCAAGGCGGCGCTGTCGGAACGCCAGTTGCGCTATACCGATATCTCGCAGGACCAGAAGATCAATAGCGGCGTGCTGCGCGCCATCACTGGCCGCATGACCTGGCCGCAAGTGTTCATCGGCGGGCGCCTGATCGGCGGGGCCGACGAGCTCGACGCGCACCTGGCCGGCGCATGA
- a CDS encoding YihY/virulence factor BrkB family protein, with protein MDTVDNDKKQWFPFSRQIAHIMKCAVTEWMAHRAASKGAALAFYTLFSMAPILVLVIAVAGFFYGAEAAQGQLLNELRGLVGKEGAETIQAILAGARNKESGKIATMIATGLLLVGATSVFAELKDSLDEIWDVPAPKDASWWDTVRTRVLSFGLILVLGFLLLVSLVISAAMAVVENYLGGMWKDSAVIMGWISSCIGFLVIATMFGVIYKLLPRIKLSWHDVIIGALGTAAMFTLGKFLIGLYIGNSGAASSFGAAGSLIALLLWVYYSAQIFFLGAEFARQYALQLGSLRHKPDRETGAKHVERMA; from the coding sequence ATGGATACGGTCGATAATGACAAGAAACAGTGGTTCCCCTTCTCCCGCCAGATTGCCCACATCATGAAATGCGCGGTGACGGAGTGGATGGCGCACCGTGCCGCCAGCAAGGGCGCGGCCCTCGCCTTCTATACGCTGTTCTCGATGGCGCCGATCTTGGTGCTGGTGATTGCCGTCGCCGGCTTCTTCTATGGCGCGGAAGCGGCGCAGGGGCAGCTGCTCAACGAGTTGCGCGGGCTGGTCGGCAAGGAAGGCGCGGAGACGATCCAGGCCATCCTGGCCGGCGCGCGCAACAAGGAAAGCGGCAAGATCGCCACCATGATCGCGACCGGGCTGCTGCTGGTCGGCGCCACCAGCGTGTTTGCCGAACTGAAGGACAGCCTCGACGAAATCTGGGACGTGCCGGCGCCGAAGGATGCCAGCTGGTGGGACACGGTGCGTACCCGCGTGCTCTCGTTCGGCCTGATCCTCGTGCTGGGCTTCCTGCTGCTGGTGTCCCTCGTCATCAGCGCGGCGATGGCCGTGGTCGAGAACTATCTCGGCGGCATGTGGAAGGACTCTGCCGTGATCATGGGCTGGATTTCCTCGTGCATCGGTTTCCTGGTGATCGCCACGATGTTCGGGGTGATCTACAAGCTGCTGCCGCGCATCAAGCTGTCCTGGCATGACGTGATCATCGGCGCGCTCGGCACCGCGGCCATGTTCACGCTCGGTAAGTTCCTGATCGGCCTGTACATCGGCAACAGCGGCGCCGCCAGCAGCTTTGGGGCGGCCGGTTCGCTGATTGCACTGTTGCTGTGGGTGTATTACTCGGCCCAGATCTTCTTCCTCGGCGCCGAGTTCGCCCGCCAGTATGCGCTGCAGCTGGGGAGTTTGCGGCACAAGCCGGACCGTGAAACCGGGGCGAAGCACGTCGAACGGATGGCGTGA